The sequence TTGGGCCCAACCAATAGTCCCTAACAGCAGTAATCCCGCCAGATACGACCTTAGCATGGTGATCACCCTACCACTGAAGACGGTTTCACCTGTTCACTCAGCAGGCCGAAGCGCCGCTCACGATGCTGGTATTCCAGAATTGTCTCATATAGCTCCATCCGGCGGAATGCAGGCCACAGGGCATTCGAAATGATCAACTCGCTGTAGGCCGATTGCCACAGCAGAAAATTGCTCAGGCGGGCCTCGCCACTGGTACGAATGACCAGCTCCGGATCAGGCATGTCTTTAGTGAAGAGATAGTTCGCAAACACCGCTTCGTCAATCTCTTCCGGCGGCTGCTGGCCGTCCAGAACCGCTCGTGAAAGACGACGAACCGCCTCCAGAATCTCCTGTCTCCCGCCGTAGCTGAGGGCCAGGTTAAGGTTGAGGCCGGTGTTGGCGGCGGTCAGATCCATGGCACTTCGCATCTCCCGCTGAGCTGCCTTCGGCAGGTCATCCAGGCAGCCGATGATGGTGAGGCGTACGTTGTTCTTCATCAACTCGCGCACTTCTTCCCTGATGGTCGTCACCAGCAGCCTCATGAGAGCATCCACTTCATAACGGGGGCGCTTCCAATTCTCAGAGCTGAAAGTGTAGAGCGTAAGGGTTTCGATACCCAGCTCACCGCAAGCGCGGGTGATCTCCCTGACGGAGTTCACACCTTCCTTGTGCCCGGCGATCCTGGGCAGCCCCCGCAATTTCGCCCACCGGCCATTGCCATCCATAATGATAGCTATATGCCGGGGCAAATTGCCTTGCTCCAGTATAAGCGCCTTCAGATCAGCTTCGGTTCTAGATCTCATCGACTTTATTTAATTTAAGTTACCTTTTGCCCCCGCAAGAGGCAATTATAGGCTAATCAGCTCCACCCCCGCGAAGCATTATTCATAAATCTCCGCCAGATAGTGATTATTAGGACCCAAACGGTAAATTTCGTTAGCTCACCGATTCCCACGCCGGACCCACAAGCATGGCGTCAGGTTTGAAATAGCCTCCTATAATAACAGGTCATGCAAGGCCAAATCCAAGCCGGCCAGGATGCCGATAGCCACATCGGTAATGGCCCTTTTACAACGTTCAATCCGAGTCTCCGGTTCCCACCGAGCCGTCAGCCGTCAAAAAACAAGGTCCTCGTCATTA comes from Candidatus Neomarinimicrobiota bacterium and encodes:
- a CDS encoding isoprenyl transferase; its protein translation is MRSRTEADLKALILEQGNLPRHIAIIMDGNGRWAKLRGLPRIAGHKEGVNSVREITRACGELGIETLTLYTFSSENWKRPRYEVDALMRLLVTTIREEVRELMKNNVRLTIIGCLDDLPKAAQREMRSAMDLTAANTGLNLNLALSYGGRQEILEAVRRLSRAVLDGQQPPEEIDEAVFANYLFTKDMPDPELVIRTSGEARLSNFLLWQSAYSELIISNALWPAFRRMELYETILEYQHRERRFGLLSEQVKPSSVVG